Part of the Chitinispirillales bacterium genome, AGGAGAATAGTCTGTTCAGGCTGTTCTGTCTGCCTTCTAATATCTATAGGCGTATTCACCATTTTTAGCGAAATAATGAATTTCGGCAGGACAACCTTTCCACTGTCTTCTGTCTTAACTTTAACTTGCCAAAATAGGCAGAAGGGATTGAGTGTTATGAGAGTTTTAAAGAAACGGTTGGTTTTTGAACTGATGGTGTTAACGATGGTGTTTGTTGCAGGATGCGGTGGTGGAGCCGATGATGATAATAATGGCGGTGGAAATAATAATGGAAAGCATAGCAATCTTTCAAATAAAACAGTAACATGGGAAAATTTGGATGAATTTTGGAATATGGTTGTACAAGCATCAGATTTATATGCATCAGCGCCTAATGCAATAATTACACACAGTGCCAATGAAACCATTACAACTTATTCTGGCAAAAGTGGAAAGTATGTTACAAGGGTTTCATATACCTTAAATGGAACAAAATATAATTCTGAAGAATTTTCACAAAAACTTTCAGAATTTAGGCAACAATATATAGGTAATCGTTTCTCACATGAATATACTATGAATATGAGTATTGACAGTGATGATTTTTCACAAAATGAAAGATTATTTGCAGATATAAGCAGTATTCGGATTTTTAAAACAACTAATGAACTCGAGGAAAACGGTAGAGTATATTCAGCAATAACAGATTATACGTCAAACGAAACGTTAGATTATAGTGGCGAGTTTAAGGCAAGTATAGTTTTTGACAATTTAAAAATTAGCCCATGGGGAGGAACGTTTAATAACTATGTTTCCGGTAAAGTTTTCATAAAAAGCGGTGGTAATACTTTTGATATTACCGAATGGTATTTAGCGAAAAACAGAATGTAATAATGTCGGTATGAATTATCAGGCAGGGAGAAATCTCTGCCTTTTGTTTGAATTATTTGTGTAAAATTGTATATAGTCAGGAAAATAATTTATATAAGGTTAGAGAAAGACGAGGGTTTTCCATTTAATTTAATAGCGGGGATATGCAATTATGAAAATAATTATTGATTTCGCAAGAGGTCCGCTAAAAAGTACGCCGTAATATTTCTTAGGCGTTTCACATAAATGCGACAAATCAAGAATGTGATTAAGACGGCGATAAAAACTGTTTGTATATGATTTACAAATTTTCCCGTTTAAGCAAACATTGAATTTATAATGCTGTCGCTTATTTTGTCTATTTTGTCCTCAATCAAATAATTCCCCGAATCGACCTGCGCCTTTATGGCGGTAACCAAACCGACACGCACATTTTCATGGCTTTCGACAATTCTTTTGAGGGCGGCGATATTTTTATCGTCCGACGAACCGGCGGAAACCCTATTGCTCAACGCAACGGAATCTTTGAGTTTTTCGTCTCTTTTTGTGTTTGATTCTTTTGCGTTTGCGGATTTCGGCTCGTAGGCGGCTGTATAAATATTACCGCTTATCTGTCCTATAGTAGGCATAACAAACCTCCTTGCTTATCATTCGCAGTACCTGAAACCCATCCTATTATCTTATTATCGGCATAAAATACATTTTCTTTAACGATAATTATCAAAAAAAGTCAGTTTCCCAAAGATTTTTCTGCAGAAATTGTTGTTTGTTCCATAAGCGACGCAATGGTCATAGGTCCCACGCCTCCCGG contains:
- a CDS encoding flagellar biosynthesis anti-sigma factor FlgM, with translation MPTIGQISGNIYTAAYEPKSANAKESNTKRDEKLKDSVALSNRVSAGSSDDKNIAALKRIVESHENVRVGLVTAIKAQVDSGNYLIEDKIDKISDSIINSMFA